A genome region from Solanum pennellii chromosome 12, SPENNV200 includes the following:
- the LOC107005287 gene encoding peptidyl-prolyl cis-trans isomerase NIMA-interacting 4: protein MGKDSKSKDSGSKGKGKQAAGGSEDNASKGKGKGGKGDGLGTCTYVKARHVLCEKQSKINEAYKILQEGWLNNGDKVPPAEFAKVAATYSECPSGKKGGDLGWFPRGKMAGPFQEVAFNTPVGATSAPFKSTHGYHFILSEGRKN from the exons ATGGGAAAGGACTCCAAGTCTAAGGATTCTGGAAGCAAGGGAAAGGGTAAACAGGCTGCTGGTGGAAGTGAGGATAATGCTTcgaaaggaaaaggaaaaggtGGGAAAGGAGATGGCCTTGGAACCTGCACATATGTTAAAG CAAGGCATGTCTTATGTGAGAAGCAGTCAAAGATTAATGAAGCATACAAAATACTACAGGAAGGCTGGCTGAACAACGGAGATAAAGTTCCACCAGCTGAGTTTGCTAAG GTAGCTGCAACTTACTCGGAATGCCCCTCAGGAAAGAAAGGTGGGGACCTGGGATGGTTTCCACGTGGCAAGATGGCAGGCCCATTTCAGGAAGTTGCCTTCAATACCCCTGTTGGAGCTACCAGTGCACCCTTTAAATCAAC ACATGGATACCATTTCATTTTATCTGAAGGGAGGAAGAACTGA